GCCGCCCGCGCCCCGGCGGGCCCGCCGCGGGTCAGGCGGTGGCCTTCGCCGCCGCCCGGCCGGCGGCGCGGCCGGAGAAGAGGCAGCCGCCGAGGAAGGTGCCCTCCAGGGAGCGGTAGCCGTGGACGCCGCCGCCGCCGAAGCCGGCCGCCTCGCCGGCCGCGTAGAGGCCGTCCAGGACGCTGCCGTCGGCGCGCAGGACCCGCGAGTCGAGGTCGGTCTGGAGGCCGCCGAGGGACTTGCGGGTGAGGATGTTGAGCCGGACGGCGATCAGCGGGCCGGCCTTGGGGTCGAGCAGCCGGTGCGGGCTCGCGGTGCGGATCAGCTTGTCGCCGAGGTAGCGGCGGGCGCCGTGAACGGCGGTGACCTGGAGGTCCTTGCTGAACGGGTTGGCGATCTCGCGGTCGCGGGCCTCGATCTCGCGGCGCAGTTCGGCGCCGTCGATGGCGGGGGCGTCGCCCTGCCGCTCGTTCATGCCGCGCACCAGTTCCTCCAGGGTGTCGGCGACCACGAAGTCCGGCCCGTGCTGCTTGAACGCCTCGACCGGGCCGGTGGCGCCGGGCAGCGCGCGGCCGAGCACCTGGCGGATCGAGCGGCCGGTGAGGTCGGGGTTCTGCTCGGAGCCGGAGAGCGCGAACTCCTTCTCGATGATCTTCTGGGTGAGCACGAACCAGGTGTGCTGGTGGCCGGTGCGCATGATGTGTTCGAGGGTGCCGAGGGTGTCGAAGCCGGGGAACAGCGGAACGGGAAGGCGCTTTCCGGTGGCGTCGAGCCAGAGCGAGGACGGGCCGGGCAGGATCCGGATGCCGTGCTTGGCCCAGATCGGGTTCCAGTTCTCGATGCCCTCGGTGTAGTGCCACATCCGGTCGCCGTTGATCAGGTGGCCGCCGGCCTCGCCCGCGACGTCCAGCATCAGGCCGTCGACGTGCGCGGGGA
The window above is part of the Kitasatospora sp. NA04385 genome. Proteins encoded here:
- a CDS encoding FAD-binding dehydrogenase, whose product is MAYDADVIVIGAGLAGLAATAELADAGRKVLLLDQEPAGSLGGQAHWSFGGLFLVDSPEQRRMRIKDSRELAWQDWLGTAGFDRAEDAWPRRWAEAYVDFAAGEKRSWLHGQGVRLFPVVGWAERGGLLASGPGNSVPRFHITWGTGPGLVEPFARRVREAVRAGRVELRFRHRVTGLAASAGALDTVSGEVLAPSAVQRGEASSREVAGHFELRAQAVIVASGGIGGNHDKVRAAWPERLGTPPAKLLSGVPAHVDGLMLDVAGEAGGHLINGDRMWHYTEGIENWNPIWAKHGIRILPGPSSLWLDATGKRLPVPLFPGFDTLGTLEHIMRTGHQHTWFVLTQKIIEKEFALSGSEQNPDLTGRSIRQVLGRALPGATGPVEAFKQHGPDFVVADTLEELVRGMNERQGDAPAIDGAELRREIEARDREIANPFSKDLQVTAVHGARRYLGDKLIRTASPHRLLDPKAGPLIAVRLNILTRKSLGGLQTDLDSRVLRADGSVLDGLYAAGEAAGFGGGGVHGYRSLEGTFLGGCLFSGRAAGRAAAKATA